The Nocardia sp. BMG51109 nucleotide sequence TCGCCGAGGCCACGGCGATCGCGCATCGCGCGGGCGCCCTGGTGCTGCTGGACGCCTGCCAGTCGACAGGCCAGCTCCCGATCGACGTCGCGGCGTTCGGCGTGGACGCACTGTCGGCGACCGGCCGGAAATGGCTGCGCGGTCCGCGCGGCACCGGATTCCTCTATGTGCGACCGGAACTGGCCGCGACCATGGAACCGTCACACCTCGATCTGCACAGCGCCGCCTGGACCGGGCCGCAGGAGTATCGCCTGGCGGCCGGCGCCACCCGGTTCGAATTCTGGGAGCACGACGTCGCCGCCCGGCTGGGTCTCGGGGCGGCCGTGCGCTATCTGCTCGATCTGGGCCCCGGCAGTGTCTACGCCGCCATCGCGGACCATGCCGGATACCTGCGTAAGACGCTGCCGCAGATCGCCGGTGTCACGGTGCGCGATCTCGGCACCCGGCACAGCGGCATCGTCTCGTTCACCGTCGACGGCGTGCCTCCGCCCGAGGTCCGCGATCGCCTGCGCGAGCACGACATCACCGTCACCGTCAGCCACCGCGGCTCGACCCTGCTCGACATGTCGGCACGCGACCTGGACGCGGTGGTCCGCGCCTCACCGCACTGCTTCGTCACCACGGCAGAACTCGACCGCTTCCTCGACGCCGTCGAGGCGATCAGCGCCGGACGCTAGCGCCGGACGCCGGCTCAGTGCACGTGGTTCTGTGCCGTTTCCAGGCCGGCCTTCAACAGCAGCTCGACGGCGTCGGCGGCCTGTTCGACCAGGACCGGGACCTCCTTGCGCTCCACCGACGAGAACGGCTTCAGCACATAGTCCGCCGGATCCTGGCGGCCGGGAGGCCGGCCGATGCCGAACCGCACCCGCACATAGTCCTTGGTGGTCAGTGCGCTGGACACCGACCGTAGCCCGTTGTGCCCGCCCTCGCCGCCACCGCGCTTGAGCCGGAGGGTGCCGAACGGCAGATCCAGCTCGTCGTGCACGACGATCACCTCGGCCGGCGGTACCGAGAAGAACCGTGCCAGGGCGGCGACCGGCCGCCCCGACACGTTCATATAGCTGCGCGGCTTGGCGATCAGCACCTTGCGCCCGTCGAGCCGGGCCTCCAGCAGGTCGGCGCCGGACTTCTTGTGCACGGTGAAACGCCCGCCGACCCGCCCCGCCAGCACATCGGCGACGAGGAAACCGACATTGTGCCGGGTGCGCTCGTATTCGGTGCCCGGATTGCCCAGGCCGACGACGAGCACGGGCTCCGACCGCTCCGGGCGGACGTTCGACTCGGTCATCGATACCGTTGCGCGGCG carries:
- a CDS encoding aminotransferase class V-fold PLP-dependent enzyme, giving the protein MLDQIRLRADIAAYADTSRPSPVFLDSAGSSLPPRIVLDTMAGHLRREAEVGGYRAAGERLDDLAAVKSAIGALINADPAGIALSDSASRSWADFFYAVPLSPGDRILLSGADYASNAVAALQRARATGATVEPIPSDPTGQIDLDALADLVDERVRLVSLLHAPTNGGLVNPVAEATAIAHRAGALVLLDACQSTGQLPIDVAAFGVDALSATGRKWLRGPRGTGFLYVRPELAATMEPSHLDLHSAAWTGPQEYRLAAGATRFEFWEHDVAARLGLGAAVRYLLDLGPGSVYAAIADHAGYLRKTLPQIAGVTVRDLGTRHSGIVSFTVDGVPPPEVRDRLREHDITVTVSHRGSTLLDMSARDLDAVVRASPHCFVTTAELDRFLDAVEAISAGR
- the pth gene encoding aminoacyl-tRNA hydrolase: MTESNVRPERSEPVLVVGLGNPGTEYERTRHNVGFLVADVLAGRVGGRFTVHKKSGADLLEARLDGRKVLIAKPRSYMNVSGRPVAALARFFSVPPAEVIVVHDELDLPFGTLRLKRGGGEGGHNGLRSVSSALTTKDYVRVRFGIGRPPGRQDPADYVLKPFSSVERKEVPVLVEQAADAVELLLKAGLETAQNHVH